The Stieleria sp. JC731 genome has a segment encoding these proteins:
- a CDS encoding DUF2760 domain-containing protein, with the protein MSFSVALKAFFAAIGNKEKSAAIDAALSGSSVPAIEAPAATKAEPKPAPVAPAPAKPKRDSALTLLAALQREARLVDLIQEDLDQYADAQVGAAARPCLKQCAGVLERLLGLKPLVDASEGETVTVGTSASPLRYQWIGEGTSESGKLVHHGWQATKIELPSWAGDDGDANIIAPAQVQTP; encoded by the coding sequence GGCAACAAAGAAAAATCTGCCGCGATCGATGCCGCACTTTCCGGTTCAAGTGTGCCTGCAATCGAAGCTCCTGCTGCAACAAAAGCCGAACCAAAGCCGGCGCCCGTGGCTCCAGCACCTGCGAAGCCGAAACGGGATTCGGCGCTTACGTTGTTGGCGGCGCTGCAACGTGAAGCACGCTTGGTTGATTTGATTCAGGAAGACTTGGACCAATACGCTGACGCTCAGGTCGGGGCCGCAGCCCGGCCCTGTTTAAAACAATGCGCCGGCGTGCTTGAACGACTGCTGGGTTTGAAACCTTTGGTCGATGCGTCCGAAGGCGAGACGGTGACAGTCGGTACGTCGGCTTCGCCGCTTCGGTACCAATGGATTGGCGAAGGCACATCCGAGTCTGGCAAATTGGTTCATCACGGTTGGCAGGCCACCAAAATCGAACTGCCCAGTTGGGCCGGTGATGACGGCGATGCCAACATCATTGCACCGGCACAAGTTCAAACGCCCTGA
- a CDS encoding Hsp70 family protein, which produces MAPRFCVGIDLGTTNSVVAFTEIPSDKRVQPKLELLPIPQIIAPGQVETRDSLPSFLYLPRENEVASLQLPMIDSPEQGIAGYYARQQAAENPQRVVVAAKSWLCHGSIGRTEQVLPWQSPPEVPKVSAFDCTQKFLSHLVAAWNEGYPDAPLKDQQVVLTVPASFDPAARELTRQAAIEAGLPDHFVLLEEPQAAVYSWLASKTDDWREQLSAGDLLLVVDVGGGTTDLTLVAVEEENGELNLQRLAVGNHLLLGGDNMDLALAHCVSLQLQEQGHQLDPWQSVSLWHACRDAKESLLAADGPGEKTISVLGRGSSLIGGTISTPLTAEKAREVIVDGFFPKCSSDERPQRNAASGFQDIGLPYEADPAITKQVAAFLADQADTIRQAKQNGGDESFIGPTHLLFNGGVFRGEALRQRMQDAISDWCDEAPEVLGGREELDSAVALGAAYYGWSKHSGGIRIRGGTAKSYYIGIETAGLAIPGAPRPLRALCVAPQGMEEGTESEVPGNEVGLIVGAPARFRFFASSKRSDDAVGTQLDRWQPDELVESEPIELSLPRQSAEDGRPADPFVPVRFVSRVTELGMFELWCHSTRTDEQWKMEFNVREAKNAS; this is translated from the coding sequence ATGGCACCTCGCTTTTGTGTTGGAATCGACTTAGGCACAACCAATTCCGTCGTCGCATTCACGGAAATCCCTTCGGATAAACGTGTGCAGCCGAAATTGGAGCTATTGCCGATTCCTCAGATCATCGCTCCGGGACAGGTCGAGACGCGGGACTCGTTGCCATCGTTCTTATACCTGCCCCGAGAAAACGAAGTCGCATCGCTGCAGTTGCCGATGATCGACAGCCCCGAGCAGGGAATCGCGGGCTACTATGCGAGGCAGCAAGCGGCCGAGAATCCTCAACGTGTTGTGGTCGCAGCGAAAAGCTGGCTGTGCCACGGAAGCATCGGACGGACCGAGCAGGTGTTGCCTTGGCAGTCACCACCAGAAGTCCCCAAAGTTTCTGCGTTTGATTGCACGCAAAAGTTTCTTAGCCACCTCGTCGCGGCATGGAACGAAGGATATCCCGATGCACCGTTAAAAGACCAGCAAGTCGTTTTGACGGTACCGGCATCGTTCGATCCCGCGGCACGCGAATTGACTCGGCAAGCTGCGATTGAAGCAGGGCTTCCAGATCATTTTGTTCTGCTTGAAGAACCACAGGCAGCGGTCTACAGCTGGCTGGCATCGAAAACGGATGACTGGCGAGAGCAACTATCCGCAGGCGACCTTCTGTTGGTTGTCGATGTCGGCGGCGGAACCACCGACCTGACGCTTGTCGCCGTCGAAGAAGAAAACGGCGAACTGAATTTGCAACGTCTAGCGGTGGGCAATCACTTGCTGCTCGGTGGTGACAATATGGACTTGGCACTCGCCCATTGCGTTTCGCTTCAGCTGCAAGAACAAGGTCATCAACTAGATCCGTGGCAAAGTGTTTCGCTTTGGCATGCCTGCCGTGACGCGAAGGAAAGTTTGCTTGCCGCCGACGGACCTGGTGAAAAAACGATCTCGGTTTTAGGTCGAGGCAGTTCGTTAATCGGCGGTACGATTTCGACGCCCCTGACGGCAGAAAAGGCTCGCGAAGTCATCGTCGATGGATTCTTTCCCAAATGCTCTTCGGATGAACGCCCGCAGCGAAACGCGGCTTCCGGATTCCAAGACATCGGTTTGCCCTACGAAGCCGATCCCGCAATCACGAAGCAAGTCGCCGCGTTTCTTGCTGATCAGGCGGATACGATTCGTCAAGCAAAACAGAATGGTGGAGACGAGTCTTTCATTGGCCCAACGCATCTACTGTTCAACGGTGGCGTTTTCCGTGGCGAAGCGTTGCGGCAACGGATGCAAGACGCGATCAGTGATTGGTGCGACGAAGCACCGGAAGTCCTCGGCGGCCGAGAGGAGCTCGATTCGGCTGTCGCCCTTGGGGCAGCGTACTATGGTTGGTCAAAACATTCAGGCGGCATTCGAATCCGTGGCGGTACGGCCAAGTCCTACTACATCGGAATTGAGACTGCGGGGCTAGCAATACCAGGGGCCCCACGTCCGTTGCGTGCTCTATGTGTTGCACCGCAAGGCATGGAAGAAGGCACCGAATCGGAAGTACCGGGCAACGAAGTCGGTTTGATCGTCGGTGCACCTGCCCGTTTCCGATTTTTCGCCTCATCCAAACGCAGCGATGATGCGGTTGGGACGCAACTGGATCGCTGGCAACCTGACGAATTGGTCGAAAGCGAACCGATCGAGTTATCATTGCCACGTCAATCTGCTGAAGATGGTCGCCCTGCGGACCCGTTCGTTCCTGTTCGTTTTGTCAGTCGAGTGACTGAACTTGGGATGTTCGAATTGTGGTGTCATTCAACCCGCACCGACGAACAATGGAAAATGGAGTTCAATGTGCGTGAAGCGAAGAACGCTTCCTAA
- a CDS encoding hsp70 family protein has protein sequence MSSSPERQADPTSSGSSSETTQSRYVVGIDLGTTNCALCFVDTQQADWSVNTFAIAQWVDLGQFEKRETLPSFHYQLTSSESTSLESGLPWSATTKRSKKDVPGCVGVLAREAGTRHPGRRISSAKSWLSHDGVDRTADFLPWHGDPDVERLSPLEASAEYLKHLRNAWDHEHPDEPLDQQDIVITLPASFDEVARELTIKAAKLAGLRRVYLIEEPQAAFYAWIDRHRTQWQDLVRPGQLILVCDIGGGTTDLTLIRVQPAGESGEQVQFHRVAVGRHLILGGDNMDLAVAKLAESKFLSQNSGSILSASQWDRMVQSARQVKETMLGENRPESYTLNVAAEGAKLLAGAIQVELGRDEVDTVLLDGFFPKAELSERPIAGQSGFQEFGLPYAADAGITRHLAEFLSEHRRSGLDDADRDSADRPDLILFNGGVMTAPAIQERIVGLIQDWFAEPEESWQPTVLASPRLDLAVAHGAAYYAMVRRGEGVRIAANLGRSYYMQVSGEPPQALCLIPGNAEAGQQFRADEYPLRLQIGQPVQFPLWVSSTRLADRAGQLVPIDSSELTPLPPICTALVRGGSRDDSLLEVFIESELSEIGTVGMYCVERRDDSKNKRWKLEFDIRSTLETDRQSHGGEGEVAGVVDLETVQACADAIEATFGSDPNIKPREIIKELESIVGSGRDQWPPTLIRELWQFLLDFEAGRRQSPAHEARWLNMSGFCLRPGYGVAVDDWRVQSTWKQLHGKLAFPASQSRTESMILWRRIAGGLTAGQQEQLAAPMIANLRSKTRRIEPHEANEFWRLVASLERLKVAEKVELGELALVEIVKKKNERLRSGLLWAIGRLGSRQPAYGPLNSTVPVSKAESWIKRLIEIDLNESELPLTLAQLGRVTGDRYRDLSEDVRGDAARYLERRDAESHYVKLLREGGQLDRDEQSAVFGDTLPLGIQLGKN, from the coding sequence ATGTCTAGTTCGCCGGAACGCCAAGCGGATCCTACCTCAAGCGGTTCTTCATCGGAAACCACACAATCCAGATACGTTGTCGGGATCGATTTAGGAACGACCAATTGTGCGCTCTGCTTTGTCGATACTCAGCAAGCCGACTGGAGCGTCAACACATTCGCTATCGCACAGTGGGTTGATCTCGGGCAATTCGAAAAGCGGGAAACCTTGCCCTCGTTTCACTATCAACTGACCAGCTCCGAATCAACTTCGTTGGAATCCGGATTGCCCTGGTCGGCAACGACAAAGCGGTCAAAGAAGGACGTCCCCGGCTGTGTTGGTGTCCTTGCACGTGAAGCCGGGACGCGCCATCCCGGTCGCCGAATCAGTTCTGCAAAAAGTTGGTTGTCGCATGACGGGGTTGATCGAACGGCCGACTTTCTTCCTTGGCATGGCGATCCCGACGTCGAACGACTGTCTCCGCTTGAAGCGTCTGCAGAGTATTTGAAACACTTGCGCAACGCATGGGATCATGAACATCCCGATGAACCGCTTGATCAACAAGACATTGTGATCACCCTGCCAGCTTCGTTTGACGAAGTCGCTCGAGAGTTGACGATCAAAGCGGCGAAGCTCGCAGGGCTGCGCCGTGTGTATTTGATTGAAGAACCACAAGCCGCATTCTACGCCTGGATCGATCGCCACCGTACACAGTGGCAAGATCTGGTGCGTCCTGGTCAGCTGATCTTGGTTTGCGATATCGGTGGCGGAACGACTGACCTGACATTGATTCGCGTCCAGCCTGCGGGCGAGTCGGGCGAACAGGTGCAGTTCCACCGAGTTGCCGTGGGACGCCATTTGATTCTCGGTGGAGACAACATGGATTTGGCCGTTGCAAAACTGGCCGAATCAAAGTTTCTAAGCCAGAACAGTGGATCGATTTTGTCCGCGTCCCAGTGGGATCGGATGGTGCAATCCGCTCGCCAAGTTAAAGAGACGATGCTGGGTGAGAACCGTCCAGAAAGCTATACGCTGAATGTCGCCGCTGAGGGCGCAAAGCTACTCGCCGGTGCCATTCAAGTCGAGCTTGGCCGAGACGAAGTCGACACAGTATTGTTGGATGGGTTTTTCCCAAAGGCAGAGCTTTCCGAGCGACCGATTGCAGGCCAAAGCGGATTCCAGGAATTTGGTTTGCCTTATGCTGCCGACGCGGGGATCACGAGACATTTGGCGGAATTCTTGTCAGAGCATCGTCGAAGTGGTTTGGACGATGCGGATCGTGATTCGGCAGACCGGCCCGATCTGATTTTGTTCAATGGTGGCGTGATGACCGCGCCGGCAATCCAAGAACGCATCGTCGGGTTGATTCAGGACTGGTTTGCCGAGCCTGAAGAATCATGGCAACCGACCGTTTTGGCATCACCTCGACTGGATCTGGCCGTCGCCCATGGGGCAGCTTACTACGCGATGGTGCGTCGTGGCGAAGGTGTTCGGATCGCCGCGAACCTGGGGCGTTCTTACTACATGCAGGTCAGCGGCGAGCCGCCACAGGCACTGTGTTTAATTCCAGGAAACGCTGAAGCCGGTCAGCAGTTCCGTGCCGATGAGTACCCGTTGCGATTGCAGATCGGGCAGCCAGTTCAGTTTCCTCTTTGGGTCAGCAGCACACGTCTGGCTGATCGAGCAGGGCAGCTGGTTCCGATCGACAGTAGCGAGTTGACTCCGTTGCCTCCAATCTGCACGGCACTCGTTCGCGGAGGGAGCCGAGACGATTCGCTGTTGGAAGTTTTTATCGAGTCTGAACTAAGCGAAATCGGAACCGTTGGCATGTACTGCGTCGAGAGACGCGATGATTCAAAGAACAAACGCTGGAAGCTTGAGTTCGACATTCGCAGCACCTTAGAAACAGATCGGCAAAGCCATGGTGGTGAAGGCGAAGTTGCCGGTGTGGTCGACCTGGAGACGGTGCAGGCTTGCGCCGATGCGATTGAAGCGACCTTTGGTAGCGACCCCAATATCAAGCCCAGGGAAATCATCAAAGAACTGGAGTCGATCGTCGGAAGCGGTCGCGATCAATGGCCGCCGACTCTGATTCGCGAACTCTGGCAGTTCTTGCTAGATTTCGAAGCGGGACGTCGACAGTCTCCCGCCCACGAAGCTCGCTGGTTGAATATGAGTGGTTTTTGTTTGCGACCGGGCTATGGCGTCGCCGTTGATGATTGGCGCGTTCAGTCGACGTGGAAACAGTTGCACGGCAAGCTTGCGTTTCCGGCATCACAATCACGAACCGAATCGATGATTTTGTGGCGTCGTATTGCCGGAGGATTGACCGCAGGCCAGCAAGAACAACTGGCCGCCCCGATGATCGCAAATCTGCGCAGCAAGACGCGACGAATTGAGCCGCACGAAGCCAATGAGTTCTGGCGTTTGGTGGCTTCACTCGAGAGATTGAAAGTTGCCGAAAAGGTCGAACTTGGTGAGTTGGCGTTGGTCGAAATTGTCAAGAAAAAGAACGAACGTTTGCGTTCGGGGCTTCTTTGGGCCATCGGAAGACTCGGTTCGAGGCAACCAGCGTATGGACCTTTGAATTCGACCGTGCCTGTTTCGAAAGCAGAGTCGTGGATCAAGCGATTGATCGAAATCGACCTGAACGAATCCGAGTTGCCGCTCACACTGGCTCAGCTGGGCAGGGTCACCGGGGATCGATATCGAGACTTATCAGAAGATGTCCGCGGTGATGCTGCGAGGTATCTCGAACGGCGTGATGCGGAATCACATTACGTCAAGTTACTCCGCGAAGGCGGGCAGCTCGATCGTGACGAACAGTCCGCCGTGTTTGGTGATACGTTGCCGTTGGGCATCCAGCTCGGGAAGAATTGA
- a CDS encoding CRTAC1 family protein has product MSTENQVEPLHSSNDEEARDDAVIGKAFRISFAVIALVALVGLTLLFVFRRRPPAPPVKETELAGVKTRELPQVQVPHTPFTDITETSGIDFVHNNGAIGAKLLPETMGGGVAMFDFDNDGDQDILFVNSRDWPWDPPSDRQSTSVLYRNDGDTYVNVSADSGLNLNDYAMGVAVGDFDNDSWVDVFITSVGANHLYRNLGDGSFEDITESAGVAGDENRWSSSAGWFDYDNDGDLDLFVCNYVEWSREYDQSQNFQLIGGGRAYGRPQNFQGTFPYLYRNDGEGKFTDVSEIAGIQIRNPATGVPLSKSLGLAFCDFNQDGALDIVIANDTVQNLLLQNDGEGNFTDVGALSGIAFDSSGNARGAMGIDIASFRGPKALAVAIGNFSNEMTALYVAKTGSMQFYDEAVSTGLGPTTRLLLTFGLFYFDYDLDGRSDLFCANGHLEEDINRVQPSQHYEQPPQLFWNAGPKYDTEFVPVGQESIGDDLLKPMVGRGTSFADIDNDGDLDVVVTSSGRKPRLLRNDQDLGHHWLRIKLVGDGKNCNRDAIGSWVEVTVGDKVLRQQVMPTRSYLSQVELPLTFGLGTSKTIDSVSILWADGYRQQIDAPKVDQQITVSRQ; this is encoded by the coding sequence ATGTCAACTGAAAATCAAGTCGAACCGTTACATTCATCAAACGATGAAGAAGCGCGCGACGATGCAGTGATCGGCAAAGCCTTTCGCATTTCATTCGCGGTCATCGCTTTGGTCGCCCTCGTCGGGCTGACTCTGTTATTCGTCTTCCGCCGTCGGCCACCCGCGCCTCCGGTCAAAGAAACCGAATTGGCTGGCGTCAAAACTCGTGAACTGCCACAAGTTCAAGTGCCACACACGCCGTTTACGGATATTACCGAAACCAGCGGGATCGATTTCGTTCACAACAATGGCGCGATCGGTGCGAAGCTGCTTCCCGAAACCATGGGTGGCGGCGTTGCGATGTTTGACTTTGACAACGATGGCGATCAAGACATCCTGTTTGTCAATTCACGCGACTGGCCCTGGGATCCGCCAAGTGATCGGCAATCGACCTCGGTGCTGTATCGCAATGATGGTGACACCTATGTGAATGTATCAGCCGACTCAGGTCTGAACTTAAACGACTACGCAATGGGCGTCGCGGTCGGTGATTTTGACAATGACTCCTGGGTCGATGTCTTTATCACCAGCGTTGGTGCAAACCACCTCTATCGAAATCTCGGCGACGGATCCTTTGAAGACATCACCGAATCCGCAGGTGTGGCTGGGGACGAAAATCGTTGGAGCAGTAGTGCAGGGTGGTTTGACTATGACAACGATGGCGACTTAGATCTGTTCGTCTGTAACTATGTCGAATGGAGTCGCGAGTATGACCAGTCGCAGAACTTTCAACTGATCGGTGGTGGTCGCGCCTACGGCCGACCGCAGAACTTCCAAGGCACGTTCCCATACCTTTACCGAAACGATGGCGAAGGAAAGTTCACGGACGTGTCTGAAATCGCTGGCATTCAGATTCGAAATCCGGCTACCGGTGTTCCCCTTTCGAAGTCACTCGGCCTAGCGTTTTGCGATTTCAATCAGGACGGAGCTCTGGACATCGTGATCGCAAATGACACGGTCCAAAACCTGTTGTTGCAAAACGATGGCGAAGGAAACTTTACCGATGTGGGTGCACTTAGCGGCATCGCTTTCGATTCAAGCGGAAACGCTCGCGGTGCGATGGGAATTGATATCGCATCATTTCGTGGCCCCAAGGCCTTGGCGGTTGCGATTGGCAACTTTTCCAACGAGATGACCGCACTGTACGTCGCGAAGACTGGCAGTATGCAGTTTTATGATGAGGCCGTCAGTACGGGTCTAGGCCCGACGACCAGACTGCTGCTAACGTTCGGCTTGTTCTATTTTGACTACGACTTGGATGGCAGGTCTGACCTGTTCTGTGCCAACGGTCACCTGGAAGAAGACATCAATCGTGTTCAGCCCAGCCAACACTATGAACAGCCACCACAGCTGTTTTGGAACGCAGGTCCAAAATACGATACCGAGTTTGTTCCTGTTGGGCAGGAATCAATAGGCGATGACCTTCTGAAACCGATGGTCGGTCGTGGTACGTCCTTTGCCGACATCGACAACGACGGTGACCTGGATGTTGTCGTGACATCAAGTGGACGCAAACCACGACTGTTACGCAACGATCAAGACCTTGGGCACCATTGGCTGCGTATTAAACTTGTCGGCGACGGAAAGAACTGCAACCGCGATGCGATTGGTTCCTGGGTTGAAGTGACCGTTGGTGACAAAGTTTTGCGTCAGCAGGTCATGCCAACGCGAAGCTATCTCTCGCAAGTGGAACTGCCGCTGACCTTTGGTCTTGGAACGTCCAAGACGATCGATTCGGTGTCCATCTTGTGGGCCGACGGTTATCGGCAACAGATCGATGCACCAAAGGTCGATCAGCAGATCACGGTCTCGCGTCAGTAG
- a CDS encoding tetratricopeptide repeat protein: MSNATAGSAAKPAPQKKYVRAVGPKLRKLLYFIFILFALLFANSGYLGLITFLEWFSQETYQDFYYQYMFLVHLVLGVVLILPVVIFGLVHMWNSKDRRNRRAVRIGYALFAISLMLLVTGILLVRIAGFDLRQPLARQTVYWMHVASPLLLVWLYWLHRLAGPRIKWKLGFRFAGVAGAAIALLVIMQMQDPRQWNSIGPESGVKYFEPSLARTSTGDFIPADALMNDEYCLKCHADIHKDWSDSVHRFSSFNNPPYLASVSETREVSLKRDGSVQASRWCAGCHDPVPFFSGAFDDPEFDMLQHKTAKAGITCTVCHAITNVNSVRGNADYTIEEPLHYPFASSDNAVLQWVNNQLVKAKPTFHKKTFLKPFHKTAEFCSTCHKVHLPKALNGYKEFLRGQNHYDPYLFSGVSGHGARSFYYPPKAVDNCSKCHMPLVKSDDFGAQMFGDATELSVHDHLFPSANTGIAWLRDRGEIIKAHQDFLKDTMRVDIFGIRENGEIDGKLTAPLRPTVPELVPGNKYLLETVIRTLKLGHLFTQGTVDSNEVWLEVKVTSGDRVIGRSGAMDEERGNEVDPWSHFVNVFMLDKDGNRIDRRNAQDIFTPLYNHQIPPGAGQSVHYGITIPEDVDAPVTVELALKYRKFDQRYMDYVAKKNESLGQMIRGHEAGKDYVNELPITTLATDTVTFPVQGVSADVSNPDRDIPTWQRWNDYGIGALLKGKAELRQAEEAFLEVEKLGRYDGPLNLVRVFNTEGRLDDAVEALKRADEFNETEGFPRWTYAWLSGAINAQQGYLVEAERNLKSVLEDSTEEMQARGFDFSLDIEVINLLGRTLFDLGNARARQDREDESEGYFREAITRFNKTLEIDPENVTAHFNLQLLYEKLGEPENAAKHRELHLRYKPDDNAKGRAVRLARQKYPAANHAAEAVVIYSLQREESSKETDEAKATQTEAKEEASDVN, translated from the coding sequence ATGTCAAACGCTACTGCTGGTAGTGCTGCCAAACCGGCGCCACAAAAAAAATATGTCCGCGCTGTCGGACCGAAGCTTCGCAAGCTTCTGTATTTCATCTTCATTCTCTTCGCGTTGCTATTTGCAAACTCTGGCTACTTGGGACTGATCACGTTCCTTGAGTGGTTCTCGCAAGAGACATATCAGGACTTTTACTACCAATACATGTTCCTGGTCCATTTGGTCCTGGGAGTCGTGCTGATCCTGCCGGTCGTGATCTTTGGACTCGTTCACATGTGGAACTCCAAAGATCGCCGCAACCGACGTGCGGTACGAATCGGCTACGCCTTATTTGCGATCAGCTTGATGCTGTTAGTCACGGGAATCCTACTCGTGCGAATCGCCGGTTTCGACTTGCGGCAACCGTTGGCGCGTCAGACCGTTTATTGGATGCATGTCGCGTCGCCACTATTGCTTGTTTGGCTCTACTGGCTGCACCGCTTGGCTGGTCCACGGATCAAGTGGAAACTCGGCTTTCGGTTTGCTGGCGTAGCGGGAGCGGCGATCGCTTTGCTGGTCATCATGCAGATGCAGGACCCAAGGCAATGGAATTCGATCGGTCCTGAATCAGGTGTGAAGTATTTCGAGCCTTCATTGGCGCGGACATCAACGGGCGATTTCATTCCCGCGGACGCCTTGATGAATGACGAGTACTGCTTGAAGTGCCATGCCGACATCCACAAAGATTGGAGCGATAGCGTTCACCGATTCAGTTCGTTCAACAATCCGCCGTACCTAGCCAGCGTCAGCGAGACTCGCGAAGTTTCGTTGAAGCGTGACGGCAGTGTTCAAGCTTCTCGGTGGTGTGCCGGCTGTCACGACCCCGTGCCGTTCTTTTCTGGTGCGTTCGACGATCCCGAATTCGACATGCTGCAACACAAGACTGCGAAGGCAGGCATCACTTGTACTGTCTGTCATGCGATCACCAACGTGAACAGCGTTCGCGGAAATGCGGACTATACGATCGAAGAACCACTGCACTACCCGTTTGCCAGCAGCGACAACGCCGTCTTGCAATGGGTCAACAATCAGCTGGTGAAAGCCAAACCAACCTTCCACAAGAAGACTTTCCTAAAACCATTCCACAAGACGGCTGAGTTTTGCTCGACCTGCCACAAAGTGCACTTGCCCAAAGCGCTCAACGGCTACAAAGAATTCTTGCGTGGCCAAAACCACTACGATCCCTATCTATTCAGTGGCGTATCCGGACACGGTGCACGCAGTTTTTATTACCCGCCAAAGGCCGTCGATAATTGCAGCAAGTGTCATATGCCCCTGGTTAAAAGTGACGACTTCGGGGCACAGATGTTTGGTGATGCGACGGAACTTAGCGTTCACGATCACTTGTTCCCAAGTGCCAATACCGGTATCGCTTGGTTGCGTGATCGTGGCGAGATCATCAAAGCCCATCAAGATTTCTTGAAAGACACCATGCGTGTCGACATTTTTGGCATTCGCGAGAATGGCGAGATCGATGGAAAGCTGACCGCTCCTTTGCGTCCAACGGTTCCCGAATTGGTGCCTGGTAACAAGTATCTTTTGGAAACGGTGATTCGAACACTGAAACTCGGCCACCTGTTTACCCAAGGCACCGTCGATTCCAACGAAGTTTGGCTGGAGGTCAAAGTCACCAGCGGTGATCGCGTGATCGGTCGCAGCGGTGCGATGGACGAAGAACGTGGAAATGAAGTCGATCCATGGTCGCATTTCGTGAACGTTTTCATGTTGGACAAAGACGGCAATCGAATCGATCGTCGAAATGCCCAAGATATTTTCACGCCGCTTTACAACCACCAAATTCCTCCAGGCGCCGGACAGTCGGTTCACTACGGGATCACCATCCCAGAAGACGTCGACGCCCCGGTGACCGTTGAGTTGGCTTTGAAGTATCGAAAGTTTGATCAGCGATACATGGATTACGTTGCCAAGAAAAACGAAAGCCTGGGCCAGATGATTCGCGGTCACGAAGCCGGCAAAGACTATGTCAATGAACTGCCTATCACGACGCTTGCGACCGACACGGTGACGTTCCCAGTGCAAGGCGTATCTGCCGATGTCAGCAATCCGGATCGTGATATCCCAACTTGGCAGCGATGGAATGATTATGGAATCGGTGCCCTGCTCAAAGGCAAAGCCGAACTCCGCCAGGCCGAAGAAGCTTTCTTGGAAGTTGAAAAGCTCGGTCGCTACGACGGGCCACTCAACCTCGTTCGGGTATTCAATACCGAAGGCCGACTCGACGATGCGGTCGAAGCATTGAAACGGGCGGACGAGTTCAATGAGACGGAGGGCTTCCCGCGTTGGACATACGCTTGGCTTTCCGGTGCGATCAACGCACAACAGGGCTACCTAGTCGAAGCCGAACGCAACCTCAAAAGTGTGCTCGAAGACAGCACCGAAGAGATGCAAGCGAGAGGCTTTGACTTCAGCTTGGATATCGAAGTCATCAACCTGCTCGGTCGTACCTTGTTTGATTTGGGCAATGCCCGAGCTAGACAGGATCGGGAAGACGAAAGCGAAGGCTATTTCCGCGAGGCGATCACTCGGTTCAACAAAACCTTGGAAATCGATCCGGAAAATGTCACCGCTCACTTCAACTTGCAGCTGCTTTACGAAAAGCTTGGTGAACCGGAGAATGCCGCAAAACATCGCGAGCTACATTTGCGCTACAAGCCCGATGACAATGCCAAAGGCCGTGCGGTACGCTTGGCACGTCAAAAGTATCCGGCTGCAAACCATGCTGCCGAAGCTGTCGTGATCTACTCACTACAGCGTGAAGAATCGTCGAAGGAGACTGATGAAGCGAAAGCGACCCAAACCGAAGCGAAAGAGGAGGCATCCGATGTCAACTGA